A window of Pedosphaera parvula Ellin514 genomic DNA:
AGTCAGAAGTCCCGCCACTCTAAAACGATTTTGCGCTATAGCAAACTGCAATGGGTCAATTCTGAAAAGTAGAAGCCCCGCTAATAAACCTACTCCTGACGAACATCTGCTCCTTTAAAGTGCAATGGCACTGTATAAAGGCCGACGAATAATTATCTCTTTGGCGTTGGCATGATGAGAACACGCTTCCTGGAATCGCGCGCGGTTTGCGCGAGCTTAAAAAGTGCTCGGCACTTTCCGTGCGATCATTTGAATTGGGTCAACGATAGTGTATGCCCGTCCGGATCTGAAACCAGGCCACCAAAGCGCCGCTGGGCGCATGCCATATACCATCCTCAACTGCGTCATACCTTCATAACGTTGAAAAGCTACTCCGCCTGCACGCAATCGGTGCGCGCCCGGCTTTCAGAAGTCCAGAAAAACTAAATCAACGATCTTGGAAATTTCCGAACGTGGAAATTTTCTCCCGCTACTTCCTCAACCCATTCCAAATCTCCCACAGCTTCTTCGTCGTATCGATATATGATTCATCGGCTGCCTGCTCTGATTCCTCCGGTATCGGTTTGATCACATCAATCATTCACCAAAATCCATTCAAATGCACCCGCACTTCGGTTTATCTCGGAGCCGGATAATCATCCCCAAAAAGCCAAAAGGAGAACCCGTTAAGGTTCTCCTCTCTGAAGCTGATGCGTTTAACCTGTGTTACCTGCCCAGGCAGTCAACACGGTTTATGCGCACTCTAAGGCTGGGCCGTACGGTAATAACGAGCGGCGAAATTGGTTGAATCCAAATCAATATAAAAGAACAGTCCATTCGTACCGGCTGTATTGGTGCCAATGGTTGTCCAGTTAATGCTGGGAGTCAAATTCGTCGCCGCCTGGATCAAATAATTCCGTCCGGGAATACCGGCAAAATTGATCTGCATGTTTCCATCACCAGTGGTGTTGATGCCGGTGATATTGGAAGGTTGCGTATTGTCTGGCGGAGCAATCGTCACGGTAACCGTGGCCGTGGCACTGCCGCCAAAACCATCGCCCACGGTATAAGTAAACGTATCGCTTGTAACATTGGTGCCTGGTGGCGTGTAAAATACTTCGGTCGCCGTCATGCTGATCGTTCCACCCTGAGTGCTGTTCGTGCTAATGCCAGTAACCACGAGCGCATCCGAATCTGCATCCGTGTCATTGCTTAACAAGGTGGCGATGGAAACCTTGGTGCCAGCACCATCCGGACGCTGAATCGCATCGTCCCCAGCCGAAGGTGCAATGTTCACCACGAGGCTTGAACTCAAACTGTTCGTGCTCCCCAACACATTGGTGCTTCCAGAATATTCGGCAACCAGTGTATGAGTGCCATGGGCAATGACTGCGGTATTCGTGTTGGCGACGCCGTTCGTCAGGGTCACCGGATCACCAAACGGGGTGCCATCCAGCACGAATTGAACCGCGCCGTCTGGTACCGCCAAACTGGGCGACACCGCGCTCAAAGTTGCAGTGAGAGTCACCGCGCTGCCGGTGGCCACCGGGTTCGCCGAAACCGAGACCACGTTTGTAGAGGCGGCATTGGTCACTGTCACTATGCCATCAACCAAAGCCAAAGCGTAGTTGGTCGAGGTGAGCGTGCCCAGATTGTTGGTGATAACGTAGGCACCAACGGGGCTGTTGGTATCCGCATCAGTCCCCAAAACTGGAGCTCCGGCAACGTCACTGGTTCCCAAGTTTTGACCATTGGCAAAACCGGTGTACGCGACGGTGAAGATGGGATTAGTCGCGCCGTACGGCCGCGAAAGGTTGTTTGCAGTAACAGTTAACGGTGCCGGGTTCACCGTCAACGTACCGGCCGCATAGGTGATGGAATAATTGTTGGCACTGAAGGTCCCACCCGTCGCCGCACTGGGCGTGATGGTATAGCTGCCACCCGCGGCCGAGGTAGCCGCACTGCCGGTGCTGGCCAAAGTGACCGTGCCGATGGTCTGTCCATTCAGCAATCCGCTGCTGGTAAAGAGCGTTTTGCCCGTGCCGACCGACAGAGTTTGACCATAAGTTTTCGTCTGGTCATTGGCAGTAACGGTCAACGGGGCTTTCGTGACGGTCAGAGTTTTTGTAGCGTCAGATGACCTGCCCAAGGTGGCGTTTCCTGCATACGAATAGGTGACTGCATAGGCAGTGGCTGAAAACGGTATGGTAGCGGGATTGTAGTTGATGGAAAAGTCACCGGTCGCATCATTAATGGTGGTGGTCTGAGCATTGCCATTGATGGTGACGGTGACCGTTTCGCCGATGTCAGGATAGACTGGCCCAGTGGCGCTGAGAGTGCCGCTCAGGGTCAGAGGTGTCGTGCCGTAAACGATGCTCTGATTGACAGTCAAACCGGAAAAAGTCGGTGCTGTCTGCACAATTAGGTTTACGTTGCCGCCACTGACCACGATCGATCCACTGGTGCCTGCAGCCAAACCTGTCCCCTGTATCGTAGGAACAGAGTTCGGGGTGCCGCTGATGACGCCCGTGGTTCCATCACCCACTTGAATCAACCGGTAGGTTCCAACATTCAAGGGAGTAGCAGCAGAATTTGTGACCGTAATCACATTGTTGTTCAGAGTCAAAGAGCCTTGGGAAATTACCAAAGCTGGATGCGCGGTATCCCCGGTGAAGGCTGTCGGAACGATGGCCAGCGCGACGGGCCGCGAGGCCAGACTCACACTGGTTCCGCCTTTGATGGTAGCCGGGACAGTCGTACTAATGGCTTGGAGCGTTGTGCTGCTGCTGAGAGTGTAGGAGCTAATGGCAGATACATCAAAGGTTGCACCCGCAGCAATATTAATAATCGGTGTGCTATTAATGGTTCCAGAACTGCCCAAGACAAGTGTACCGCTGCTAACGATCGTATTACCACTATAGGTGTTCACCGCGTTAAGGGTCATGGTGCCCGCTCCAACCTTGGTGAAGGTGGCGGCAGCGGCCCCACTGATGATGGTATTGATGGTAGTATCCCCGGGGCCACCCGCGCTGGTCGCGCTGGCCAGATTTACGGAGGAGAGTTTCGCGGCGGCAGTACCCGTTCCGCTGCTGAGTGTCAGAGTTGGCGCGGATGTGTAACCGCTGCCTGGGGCAGTGATGGAAACACTTCTCAACGTAAAGTGGGTTGCGTTGCCGGTGCCGGTCGGAGCCGTGCCAGCTGTCCCGATTGTGCCGCCGCTAAATGTGATTGTTGGTGTGCCGGTAAACCAATCGCCCGCGCCAGTCACGGTGATGGTGGTGCTGATCACACTGGGAGATGCACCAGCCAGGGCGCACGTGGCTGTAGCGCCGAATCCGCCGCCGCCGCTAATCGTGACCGTCGGTACCGCTGTGTACTTTTGGGTGCCAGCCGTAATGGTGAAGCTTGCGGCAGTCACGCCGAGATCCGCCGCCGCAGTGGCCCCGCTCCCGCCGCCGCCAGTAACCGTTACAGTGGCTGGCGCGGTAATGCCACTACCTGCGGCAGTGAGTGTTGCCCCCGCCACGGAATCCCCCTGAATGAGGACTGCTGACGAGGATAAATTGCTGTTAACCAGCGCGCCAGCACTGCTGATTCCGGTGCCGTTCAGCAGGAGGGCTGCATTGATATTCGCTACACCATTCAGATCAATTACGGCACCACTGGCAACGGTGGTGGCCGAATAACCCAGCGCTGCACCGTTGCCGATCTGAAGAGTACCTGAGCTAATGGTTGAGGGGCCACCGTAGGTGTTGGCACCGGAAAGCTTCAAAGTGCCGGCGGTTGTCTGTGACTGTTTAGATAGGCCACCCGTCCCACTGATGGTGCCAGTGAGATTTGCAGTATTGTCGGCGCCACCGCCAACCCCGAGGGACAGGGTAAACTGGCCCAAATTCCAGTTTCCACTATAGGTGGTGGTGAACGGGTGACCGGTTGTGGATAAATTTAAGCCACCTGTCACACCAGCGGAGAAATCATTGGTAATAGTAATGCCATCCGCTTCAGCAATCAGCGCACTTCCCCCGGTGCCCACGGTAATCAGACCGGTTCCAAAGGAGCCAGTGCTGTTAAAGTTTATAAGCCCGGAATTTATCGTTGTGCCACCGGTGTAATCATTGCCGGCGTTATCCAGGAAGATTTGTCCAGATTGGGATTGGACTCCACCGGTGCCCGTTAATTTGCTCTGGATTTTCAGAAAACCAATGCCGGTTCCGGTTCCGCCAAAAAAGCCCTGCTGATTCAGACCTGGCCCGGCACCGCCAGTAGGATCGATGGTAAAAACGCCTGTGCCAGTAATGGTAACGGTTCCAGCAACGTTGCCGTGAAGCATGCCGACAACGGTGTGATTAGCATTGGCGGTGACGGTATAAGGGCTGGTGGTATCAGTGGCAGCAGCAAACCTTGGAAAGTTGTCCTCCATCCAATTGCCCGTGGCAGCGGTGCCGCCGGAAACAGTGGCCCAATTTGCGCCTTCCCATAAACCAGACGGCGCTACCCCACCCGACCCAGCGGCAGTGCCATTAATGTCCCAATAGTAATTTGCCGCCTTGGTAGGACTGGCTAGAATACAAGCGAAGAGGCATATACCAGTCGGAATGAATCCTAATGAATTGTGGGTAGGTTTTTTCACGGCATTTTGTTCTGAAGATTGTTAACCAAAAGTAAACAACAAACGTCCCAAAGTTATGAGCATTCGCTCACAACCCAAGTATTGCGTTGGCTTTCAGTAGATACGGCATCCTCCCAAATAAAACCCATACGTCAAATCATTTTTGAAATATTATATGCTGATAAGATTACTCAGCTAAACGCCCTGCAACTCGATTACGATCAGCCTGAACTTTGGGCTCAAATGCGGTGGGCTGAAGAGGCAAAACAGCGAATGCCAAAGAGGAACCACCAATTGTCGCAAACATGCAACTCGCATCCAGAGCATTGATGCCCTAAAAGCTGCCAACTTCCCGCGTTCTTTAGCGCCTTCAAACGGACGGAAATGACCACCGCACTGTGAGCCGCAACCATCCCCGCCCTAGTGGTTTTGGCGTGCAGAAAGATCACGGATATCGGTCGGATTTGCCATCTCCTGGAGCCCGTAGATTTGATGAATTAACACGCCTTTGAGCCTCGGATTCCTCCTTTGCAGTGTCAATTTACAGGACACTGCCCAACATTGTAGGACATTGCCCGACATAATAAGCCATTTTCATACTCCGTACCCAAGCCCTTATTAGACTTGCTAAAAAAAATCCCCCATGCGTTTCATTTTCCACACGCAACATCATAACATGCTGAATATAAAGTTGTTATCTGTTTCATAAAGATTATTTAAAAATCTA
This region includes:
- a CDS encoding beta strand repeat-containing protein; translation: MKKPTHNSLGFIPTGICLFACILASPTKAANYYWDINGTAAGSGGVAPSGLWEGANWATVSGGTAATGNWMEDNFPRFAAATDTTSPYTVTANANHTVVGMLHGNVAGTVTITGTGVFTIDPTGGAGPGLNQQGFFGGTGTGIGFLKIQSKLTGTGGVQSQSGQIFLDNAGNDYTGGTTINSGLINFNSTGSFGTGLITVGTGGSALIAEADGITITNDFSAGVTGGLNLSTTGHPFTTTYSGNWNLGQFTLSLGVGGGADNTANLTGTISGTGGLSKQSQTTAGTLKLSGANTYGGPSTISSGTLQIGNGAALGYSATTVASGAVIDLNGVANINAALLLNGTGISSAGALVNSNLSSSAVLIQGDSVAGATLTAAGSGITAPATVTVTGGGGSGATAAADLGVTAASFTITAGTQKYTAVPTVTISGGGGFGATATCALAGASPSVISTTITVTGAGDWFTGTPTITFSGGTIGTAGTAPTGTGNATHFTLRSVSITAPGSGYTSAPTLTLSSGTGTAAAKLSSVNLASATSAGGPGDTTINTIISGAAAATFTKVGAGTMTLNAVNTYSGNTIVSSGTLVLGSSGTINSTPIINIAAGATFDVSAISSYTLSSSTTLQAISTTVPATIKGGTSVSLASRPVALAIVPTAFTGDTAHPALVISQGSLTLNNNVITVTNSAATPLNVGTYRLIQVGDGTTGVISGTPNSVPTIQGTGLAAGTSGSIVVSGGNVNLIVQTAPTFSGLTVNQSIVYGTTPLTLSGTLSATGPVYPDIGETVTVTINGNAQTTTINDATGDFSINYNPATIPFSATAYAVTYSYAGNATLGRSSDATKTLTVTKAPLTVTANDQTKTYGQTLSVGTGKTLFTSSGLLNGQTIGTVTLASTGSAATSAAGGSYTITPSAATGGTFSANNYSITYAAGTLTVNPAPLTVTANNLSRPYGATNPIFTVAYTGFANGQNLGTSDVAGAPVLGTDADTNSPVGAYVITNNLGTLTSTNYALALVDGIVTVTNAASTNVVSVSANPVATGSAVTLTATLSAVSPSLAVPDGAVQFVLDGTPFGDPVTLTNGVANTNTAVIAHGTHTLVAEYSGSTNVLGSTNSLSSSLVVNIAPSAGDDAIQRPDGAGTKVSIATLLSNDTDADSDALVVTGISTNSTQGGTISMTATEVFYTPPGTNVTSDTFTYTVGDGFGGSATATVTVTIAPPDNTQPSNITGINTTGDGNMQINFAGIPGRNYLIQAATNLTPSINWTTIGTNTAGTNGLFFYIDLDSTNFAARYYRTAQP